One Narcine bancroftii isolate sNarBan1 chromosome 3, sNarBan1.hap1, whole genome shotgun sequence DNA window includes the following coding sequences:
- the purg gene encoding transcriptional regulator protein Pur-beta, whose amino-acid sequence MADRNGDRERGAPAEATVGQDSPLPAAEEEEEEETAAAAAAAAEEEEEENEEADDEASRAEVGDRAPVGPPPSLLQTQELASKRVDIQNKRFYLDVKQNAKGRFLKIAEVGTAGRKSRLTVSMPLAAEMRDRLGDFIEHYAQLGPGGGGIGDASSRRPHHHHQQPPPPPPPLIQPQASLQPRAQEGQGDAPPQRVLKSEYLVRENRKYYLDLKENQRGRFLRIRQTMSRGPGWGYSGQGQTIALPAQGLIEFRDALARLIEDYGVGGGPGPGGGGSDIGEGAAALVPPELPEGTSVPVDNKRFFFDVGSNRYGIFLRVSEVKPAYRHSITVPCKAWARFGDNFIRYAEEMRAIQEKRRDRRAELSRETVANSEEEEEED is encoded by the coding sequence ATGGCGGACAGAAACGGTGACCGTGAACGAGGAGCGCCGGCCGAGGCCACAGTGGGCCAGGATTCTCCGTTACCGGccgcagaggaggaggaggaggaggagacggcggcggcggcggcggcggcggcggaggaggaggaggaggagaacgaAGAGGCCGACGATGAGGCCTCCCGTGCCGAGGTCGGAGATCGGGCCCCCGTCGGCCCGCCGCCATCGCTGCTGCAGACCCAGGAGTTGGCCTCCAAGCGGGTGGACATCCAGAACAAGCGCTTCTACCTGGACGTCAAGCAGAACGCCAAGGGGCGCTTCCTCAAGATCGCCGAGGTGGGGACGGCTGGCCGCAAGAGTCGCCTCACCGTCTCTATGCCGCTGGCGGCCGAGATGCGCGATCGCCTGGGCGATTTCATCGAGCACTACGCTCAGCTCGGGCCCGGCGGTGGAGGCATCGGCGACGCCAGCTCCCGGAGGCCGCACCACCACCATCAACAGCCGCCGCCGCCGCCCCCACCCCTAATCCAGCCTCAGGCCTCGCTGCAGCCTCGAGCCCAGGAGGGGCAAGGCGACGCGCCGCCGCAGCGGGTCCTGAAAAGCGAGTACTTGGTGCGGGAGAACCGCAAATATTACCTGGACCTGAAGGAGAATCAGCGAGGCCGGTTCTTGCGCATCCGCCAGACCATGAGCCGAGGCCCGGGCTGGGGCTACTCGGGTCAGGGACAAACCATCGCCCTCCCCGCTCAAGGCCTCATAGAGTTCAGGGACGCTTTGGCCAGGTTGATCGAGGATTATGGTGTTGGCGGCGGGCCAGGCCCGGGTGGAGGAGGCAGCGACATCGGCGAGGGTGCCGCAGCTCTCGTGCCGCCGGAGCTGCCCGAAGGCACCTCGGTGCCCGTCGATAACAAGCGCTTCTTCTTCGATGTCGGTTCCAACCGATATGGGATATTCTTGAGAGTGAGCGAAGTGAAGCCGGCTTACCGGCACTCCATCACCGTGCCCTGCAAAGCCTGGGCTCGTTTCGGCGACAACTTCATCCGATACGCCGAGGAGATGAGGGCGATTCAGGAGAAACGCAGAGACAGGAGGGCTGAGCTGTCCAGGGAGACTGTAGCGAacagtgaagaggaagaagaagaagattga